A portion of the Candidatus Woesearchaeota archaeon genome contains these proteins:
- a CDS encoding type II toxin-antitoxin system HicB family antitoxin — MKRKYTLIVEKDEDGWLVSEVVELPGCHTQAKDMNQLLERTKEAILAYLGTGKVPESSEEFIGVQQIEV; from the coding sequence ATGAAAAGAAAGTATACCCTTATTGTAGAAAAAGATGAAGATGGATGGCTAGTTTCTGAGGTAGTTGAATTGCCAGGATGCCACACGCAGGCTAAAGACATGAATCAACTTCTCGAGAGGACCAAAGAAGCAATTCTGGCCTATTTGGGAACTGGTAAAGTGCCTGAGAGTTCTGAAGAGTTTATCGGAGTGCAACAGATTGAGGTGTAG
- a CDS encoding DUF3147 family protein: protein MLDLFWLQVFFAFLVGGGWILAATVMADRFGSKIGGFIGGLPSTIVVSFLFIGLVQGTEAIVQVTTVFPLSYAVTSLFLTMYAFAVTRGFRRALAVSLLLWFFLTGLIYVLKPESFIFSLAIYLMSFTASYIFLEKYLQIRSMTAGRIHPSPQHILIRGFFGGFMVAFTVLISKIGGPILGGIFAAFPAAFLSTLVISYTSQGIAFSRAMTKPLLITGMGTVVVYAIAARYFYPVYGLVLGTVFSFLISMISAYVTFQFMQKRVT from the coding sequence ATGCTTGATCTTTTTTGGCTACAGGTGTTTTTTGCTTTCCTTGTCGGTGGAGGATGGATCCTTGCAGCGACAGTAATGGCTGATCGCTTTGGCAGCAAGATTGGAGGTTTTATTGGCGGACTTCCCTCAACTATCGTTGTTTCCTTTCTTTTTATCGGGCTCGTTCAGGGTACAGAGGCAATTGTTCAGGTAACAACAGTCTTTCCCTTAAGTTATGCAGTAACGAGCCTTTTTCTCACCATGTATGCGTTCGCCGTAACGAGAGGTTTTCGTCGTGCACTTGCTGTATCTCTTCTTCTCTGGTTCTTTCTCACTGGTCTTATCTATGTTTTAAAGCCTGAATCTTTTATTTTTTCCTTAGCTATCTATCTCATGAGTTTTACTGCTTCGTATATTTTTCTTGAGAAGTATTTACAGATCCGTTCTATGACTGCAGGAAGAATTCATCCTTCTCCCCAACACATCCTTATTCGTGGATTTTTTGGTGGATTCATGGTTGCCTTTACCGTACTCATCAGCAAGATAGGAGGTCCAATCTTAGGAGGAATCTTTGCAGCATTTCCCGCTGCTTTTCTTTCAACATTAGTCATCAGCTATACTTCCCAAGGCATTGCATTTTCACGAGCAATGACCAAGCCGCTGCTCATTACTGGCATGGGTACGGTCGTTGTTTATGCTATTGCTGCACGGTATTTTTATCCGGTGTATGGTTTAGTTCTTGGAACCGTATTTTCTTTTCTCATCTCCATGATAAGCGCTTATGTAACGTTCCAATTCATGCAGAAAAGAGTAACGTAG
- a CDS encoding deoxyhypusine synthase: MVKTASHVKNDSGTKTTKDNALQEPILDFHYHPQMSVADFTQALGSIGYQASHVKKAIAIITRMKQNKAKIFLTFTSNMVSSGLRGFFAQLIEQKMVDVIVTTVGSIEEDLMKAHGASFYLGSFDADDALLGKKGINRIGNIFVPNESYESFEDIIQPLLEKIYSTGKRTLTPSELIHELGCCINDPHSICYQASQKNIPIYCPAITDGSMGFQLYLFRQKHPDFTLDVVKDFSNIMFAVTPQDIKGVIVLGGGVAKHHAILATLLNEGMHYAVYITTAHPYSGSLSGATTNEAKSWGKIRSDGDAVTVTGEASILFPLIMVSVLDLLKK; this comes from the coding sequence ATGGTGAAAACAGCATCTCATGTTAAGAATGATTCAGGTACAAAGACCACTAAAGATAACGCACTTCAGGAACCAATTCTTGATTTCCACTATCATCCACAGATGAGTGTTGCTGACTTTACCCAGGCATTAGGATCTATTGGGTATCAGGCAAGTCATGTCAAGAAAGCTATTGCCATTATTACCCGGATGAAACAAAACAAGGCAAAAATCTTTTTGACCTTTACCTCTAATATGGTTTCTTCAGGATTACGGGGATTTTTTGCTCAGCTGATTGAACAGAAAATGGTTGATGTCATCGTGACTACGGTAGGGTCTATTGAAGAGGATCTAATGAAAGCACATGGTGCATCATTTTATCTTGGTTCGTTTGACGCTGATGATGCTCTTCTCGGAAAAAAAGGTATCAATCGCATTGGTAATATCTTTGTACCTAATGAATCCTATGAGTCATTTGAAGATATTATTCAGCCACTCTTAGAGAAGATTTATAGCACCGGAAAACGAACACTAACGCCAAGCGAGTTGATTCATGAGCTTGGATGTTGTATCAATGATCCACATTCGATCTGTTATCAAGCCTCGCAGAAAAACATTCCCATTTACTGCCCTGCTATCACTGATGGAAGCATGGGATTTCAGCTATACCTCTTCCGACAAAAACATCCTGATTTTACCTTGGACGTAGTTAAGGATTTTAGCAATATTATGTTTGCCGTAACCCCACAAGATATCAAAGGAGTTATTGTTCTTGGTGGTGGTGTGGCTAAGCATCATGCTATCTTAGCGACTTTACTCAACGAAGGGATGCACTATGCAGTGTACATTACTACTGCACATCCCTACTCTGGTTCTTTGTCTGGTGCAACAACCAATGAAGCAAAATCCTGGGGAAAAATACGTTCAGATGGTGATGCCGTAACCGTTACTGGTGAAGCAAGCATCTTATTCCCCCTGATCATGGTCAGTGTTCTTGACCTACTCAAAAAATAA
- a CDS encoding type II toxin-antitoxin system HicA family toxin, with the protein MAKLPTLRGKELAKIIEKFGFTYSHTTGSHMVYKHSDGRRTTIPHHSGEEIGPGLLNKIIKKDLGITRELFMKYR; encoded by the coding sequence TTGGCAAAGTTACCTACATTAAGAGGTAAAGAGCTTGCCAAGATCATAGAAAAATTCGGATTTACCTACAGCCATACAACAGGAAGCCATATGGTATACAAGCACTCTGATGGAAGGAGAACAACAATTCCTCATCATTCTGGAGAAGAGATTGGACCTGGTTTATTAAACAAAATAATAAAGAAGGATCTTGGGATTACAAGAGAATTATTTATGAAATATCGTTGA